The genomic window TGCGGGCCTGGCCAACCAGCCAGCCGAGCACAACATAGTTTGCCAGCACGAACGGCGCCGACCAGAGCCGGATCGAGAAGTAGAGTCGGGCGGCACGGGTCACCGCATCGCTCCCGCCCATGAGACCCAGCATCAGAGTGGAGAGCGGAGCTTGCAGGATGATCAGGAAGATGCCGACGGCGGTGGCGATCAGTACCGCTCGGATCAATACGGCTTGAACTTCCGTGTGATCTTTGGCGCCCACGGCTTGCGCAGCAAATGCAACGGTCCCCATGCGCAGGAAACCGAACAGCCAGAACATGCAGTCAAAGATGACGGAGGCGATCGCGACGCCGCCGAGCAGCGCAGGCTCACCGAGGCGGCCGATGACGGCCGTTGCCACGATGCCGAGAAATGGCGTCGTGAGATTGGCGAGCATAGCCGGGCCCGCAATCGCAAAGACCCGGCGCGAGGTGACGTGAAACGGTTCGGTCAATCAACGTGGCCGATTTGAGCTGAACACCCGTGAAATCAACCAGATCGGAACGACGATCACTGCACCGAGCAAGAAGTACCGCCACAAGCTGTTGACCGCATCGAACCCGAAATTCCAGACCCATTCGAGCAGGCGGCGAATGCTTTCGACGATGTTCCAAGGATCGAAGCCGATGGCTGCCAGAACCACACCGACCAGGATCGACAACAAAATCAGCCGCAGCAGCACCGACAGCGGCGAGCCGCCGAGAAAGCGCGACAGGTTGTCGTCTCTGGCGGGCAATTCTTTCACGTCGTCCGGCATCATGGTCTCCCAAGTGGTGCTTCGCCTGTATCTAGTGTCCCGATTCCGAAGTCCGCATTCCAGAATCGCCGCACGAATGATGCGGACCTCTGAACCGCCACACTAGGCGCAGCATAGCACGCCAGATGGGAAATCGCGCCTTCCCCGTCAATGTTTCTCGGGGAGGCCAGGTGATGAATTTCGGGCTTCGGAGATTAACATTCGTTCAAGGGTCTCAAGCCTATCAGCATCGCGCGGCGGCTTGTCCCAGCGCAGGCGATTGATTCGGGGGAAACGCATGGCGATTCCTGACTTATGCCGTGCCGAGCGTGCCAATCCCTCGAACGCAACTTCAAACACGAGGCCCTGATCGGGCTCGTGCACGACGTGCCGCACCGGACCGAATTTCTCGGTGGTGTTACGGCGAACGAAGCGGTCGATTTGAATCAATTCCTCGTCGGTAAAACCGAAATACGCCTTGCCGACCGGGATCAACTGGTCGCTTTCACCCTCATTCGTCCAGACGCCGAACGTGTAGTCGGAATAATAGGACGAACGCTTGCCGTGGCCGCGTTGGGCGTACATCAGCACCGCGTCGATGATGTGCGGATCGCGCTTCCACTTCCACCACTGACCTTTCGGGCGGCCCGGCAAATACGGCGCATCGCGGCGCTTCAACATCACGCCTTCGATCGCCTCGGCGTTTTCACCGGCGCCTGCACTGGCAGGATTGGCCCGAGCTGCAGCCAGATCGTCCCATGTTGTGAATGGGATGATCGGCGAGAGATCGATCCGCGGATCGTCGAGCTGCGCAACGAAGGTCTCAAGCTTTGCCCGCCGTTCGACGAATGTCAGCATACGCAGGTCATTGTCGCCGTCGCTCAGAAGATCATAAGCGCGCAGATGGATCGGGTAGTCCTTCATCAGCTTTGGTGTGACCGTCTTGCGGTTGAGCCGTTGCTGCAGGACATTGAACGTTTGAACGCGTCTATCGCGCAGGACCAGCAGTTCACCGTCGATCGCGCCCGGTTGCCACAACGAAGGCACGAGATCGGGAAAGCTCTTGGTGATGTCTTCCCCGGTCCGGGAGTAGAATCGTGTGACGATAGCATCGTGCTCATTGCGGCCGCTGACGGCCTGAACACGGATGCCGTCCCACTTCCACTCAGCCGCGAAGTCCTCCGGTGCAAGGCTCGCGAAGTCAGCGTCTTCGATGGCGTGTGCGAGCATCACAGGCCGGAACGGCGCCGCATCGCGATTGACCGGCTTGTCTGCGCGTCCTTCAAGCCACGCGAACAGATCGAGATAGGGCGGAGCAAGTCCTGGCCATAGCAGTTCGACGTCGTGCGCGTCCTTGTCGCCGAGCGCTGCGGCGGCGGTTTTGGCAAGTCGCGCAGAGACACCGATGCGCAGACCGCCGGTCACGAGCTTGAGAAGCGCCCATCGGCCCGTCTCATCGAGTTCATCAAGCCAGCGCACGAGCTGTCCGGGAATTTCGGTCTTGCCAAGCATATTGAAGGTGGTGACCACTTCCGTCAGCGTAGGCGGCGGCGGCAAATTGGTGGCGCGTCTGTCCGCGGGCCACATCAAAGCAACGGTTTCAGACAGATCGCCGACATAGTCATAGGACAGCGCGAACAACACTGGATCGGTACGGGCGCCGATAAGATCGCGGATCAGTCCGGCCTTCGCATGACGAAAGGATAAAGCTCCGGTCAATGCCGCCAGTGCGTAGCCGCGGTCCGGGTCCGGCACTTCGCGAAAGTAATTGGTGATCAGCCGCAGTTTGTTGTTGCGTCCGGGCTCGTAGGCAAGGCGGTCGAGCAGTTGGGCAAAGCGATTCATGATGCGGATGCCTCATCCACCGCGGTACCGTCTTCATCCTCGTCGCCATACCCCACCAGATCCAGCGGACGGGCTTTCAGTCCCTTGCTCTGGCACCAGTGGACCAGCGCATCCTCCTGACCGTGGGTCACCCAGACTTCGCCGGCGCCGGTCGCGTTGATGGTCGCGCACAGCCCGTCCCAATCGGCGTGATCGGAGATCACCAACGGCAATTCGATTCCCTTTTGCCGCGCGCGGGCGCGCACGCGCATCCAGCCGGACGCGAATGCGGCGACAGGATCTGGAAATCGCCGTGTCCAGATATCCGTGATCGCAGAAGGCGGCGCCAGCGTGATGGTGCCGGCGAGGTCTGCCTTCTTCATGCCTTTGGCGGAGCGCAGCTCTCCGAGCGAAACGCCGCGGCTTTCATAATAGCGAGTGATCTTCTCCATCGCGCCGTGCAGATAGATCGGCGCGTCGTACCCGGCCTCGCGAATGAGCGCGATGACGCGCTGCGCCTTGCCGAGCGAATAGGCGCCGACCAGATGTGCGCGCTCCGGAAACAGTGCGGCCGATGCGAGTAACTTCGCGATTTCTCCGATCGGGTCGCTGTGGCGAAATACCGGCAATCCGAATGTCGCCTCGGTGATGAAAACGTCGCACGGCACGATCTCGAACGGGGCACAGGTGGGATCAGGCGTATCCTTATAGTCCCCGGATGCGACGATGCGCGTCTTGCCGCTGGTTACGGCGATTTGCGCTGAGCCGAGCACGTGGCCGGCTGGATGAAACGTAACGCTCACATCGCCGAGCATGACTGTCTCACCGTAGGTGATGGCTTGCGTGGTGCGCGCGAAGTTGTCGCCGTAGCGCAGCCGCATCATGTCGAGGGTTTCCTGCGTGGCCAGAACAGCGCCGTGCCCCGGGCGCGCGTGATCGGAGTGACCGTGGGTAATCAGCGCCCGCTCGACAGGCCGCACTGGATCGATGTGAAACCCGCCAGGTTTGCAGCAAAGTCCGGCGGCGACGGGTATGAGGATGTCTTGCGGACGCATCTCGGATATATAGGCGGCCCTAAGCGTCATTCGAGTCTGCCCATATTTGCGCAGTTGCTAGTGTCCCGAATCCGAAGTTCGCCCATACCGCAGCGCGCTTCGTAGCGAACTTCGGATTCGAAAGGACACTAGCAACCTATGATTCTAGTGTGGTTTAGGTCCAGAAGTTCGCTTAAAGGTCTCGCCAAGAAAATGAAGCGAACTTCTGGACCTAAACCACACTAGGCCGTATTCATGTCTTCTTGGTTGTTCCTGTCCTCCGGCAATCTGATCGCCGACCGCCGATTCGATTTCGGGCGCGATCTGCAGTTGCGCGGCGATTTGTCTGCGGCCGCTGATCTGATGATGCAAGCGGTAGAGCTCGAGCCTGGCTTTGCTTCGGCGTGGTTCTCGCTCGGGGAGCTCCGTGAACAGCTTGGAGAGCGGGAGGAAGCCATCAATGCCTATCGCCGCGCCCGTGATGCCGATCCCGCCGACAGGCACGGCGCTAAGTTGAGGCTGATGCGCCTCGGTGCCGAAGATCTATCGGAAATGCCTGCGGGCTACGTCACTGCGCTGTTCGATCAGTATGCGCCGAAGTTCGACAAGTCGCTGGTTGATGATCTGAGTTATCGCGGGCCGCAGGTGCTGCTCAAGGCAGTGCTCACTGCGTGTCACGCTGGGCGTCTTCCAGCGCACTTCCGCCGGGCTATTGATCTTGGATGTGGGACCGGTCTCGCCGCGCAGGAGTTTGCCTCGGTGGTCGACGAGTTCATTGGGATTGACCTGTCGTCCGGCATGATCGAGCGCGCCCGGGCGGCTGGTCTTTATACGCGGCTCGATGTCGCCGACATGCTCGAAGGGCTCCGGGCGGAAACTGATGCCAGCGCCGATCTCGTGATGGCCGCGGACGCATTTGTTTATGTGCCCGACCTGACGTCCATCATTGTGGAGGCTGCACGTGTATTGCAGCCGCAAGGCATGCTGGCCTTCACCGTTGAAGCATACTCAGGCGACGGCTTCATTCTTGGCCGTTCGTTGCGCTACGCGCATAGTGCGGGCTATCTGCGCAAAACGCTTGAAAGCGCGGGGCTGATGGTCTCAGCAATTACGCCGGTATCCACGCGCATGGAGGCGGCAGAGGCCGTGCCGGGGCTGGTCGTCACCGCAACCAAGCCCTAATGCCAAAATTTCAGCCAACAAAAAACCCGGCGTTTTGCGCCGGGTTCTTGTTTTGGATCGCGGTGTTGCGAGATCAGTACTTCGCAACAACAGGCGAATTGAAGTGATAGTTCAGGCCGGTGCGGAAGATGTGTTCCTGCACGCGAGTCGTGAAGGTGTGATCGAAGCCACCGATTGTGTAGGTATCGGTTGAGCGGCCGAGATCGATGTAGAGGTATTCGGTCTTGGCGGTCCAGTTCTTGCCGAACAGGCCGAGGAATTCGAACGGCGTTTCGATGCCGCCACCCACCGTGTAGCCGGTCTTGGTCTTGTCGAAGGTCTGATCGATGCCGGCGGGGATGAAGCCGAGAAACTCCTGAACGCGGGTCTTCACGCCGCCGTAAGCCAGACCGCCCGTGGCATAGAACAGGGTCGAACCGAGCGAATAGCCGACGCGACCGCGAACCGTGCCAAACCACTGCAGCTTCTGGTCGAACGACGCGAACTGGCTGCTGGTGCAGTTCAAGATGCAAACGCGGTTTTCCTGCAAGCTCGAGCCCTGGATATCGGCTTCAAGGCCGTACACCCAGTTGGCCGCCTGCCAGTTGTAACCGATCTGGACACCGCCGAAGTAGCCATCCGGGCTGAGGTTGAATTTTGAAGTGGGCCCGCCTGCAATATCCAGAGTGCTGCGATTGAGGGCAGTGCCGCCGCCGCCATTGCCGCCGATGTAGAAGCCGCTCCAATTCGCAATGGGCTCGGGGGCGTAGATCCCCGTACCGCCGATGCGATAGTTCAGACCGGCACGGAAGATATTGGCCCGGACATCCGAACCCAAGACGAATCCATTAACCGGCGTTAAGCCGTTCTGATTGCCAAGGTCGACATAGAGGTACTCGATCTTGCCGGTCCAGTTGCCGCCCAGTGCGGCTTCAACGCCGCTACCGATCGTCCAGCCGGTACGCGTGCTGCTCAAAGTCACAGAGTCGGCCGGGTCTGCGAAGTTGTTAAACGTCGTCTTGACGTTGCCGTAAGCGAAGCCGCCCGTGAAGTAGGTCAGGACCGAGCCAGTGGCGAGACCAATGCGGCCACGAGCCGTGCCGAACCAGTCGATCTTCTGGTTCAAGCCAAACCCGTTACCTACACCGCAGGCGCCCACGCTGAAGCAGGTGCGGTCATCATCGAAACCTGCGCCTTGAATATCGGCTTCAACGCCGAGAACGACGTTTCCGAAGCCGAGGAGGTTGCCGTACTGCCAGTTATAGCCGATCTGGCCGCCGCCGAGGGCTCCAAGCCCGCCGAGACGGGCCGCGTCGCCAGATCCCGGACTAGCCAGCGTGGTGTAGCTGCGGTTAAATCCGACGCCCGCGTTCACACCAGCATAGAAGCCGGTCCAGTTGTACACCTGAGCGACCGGGGCCTTGTAAATCGGAGCTTTGGTCGGCAAATCAGCGGCTTGTGCGCCGACCGCGCTACCAATCAACGCCGTTGCGGCAATAATCTTCTTCATAAGACCCCCAGAAATGCAGTGCGAATCCTTCGCGGTTGACGAACTCTACATCGCATAAATCAATTTAGCTGTAACCCGGGAGCAACACGCTTCAGCCGTGAATCGGGATTGGCTAAGGTATCGTAAAGCTTGAGGTTTTTCGGGGCAGCCGATCCGTCCGGACCAAATAATTATTTCCATGCATCGGCGGCCTGTTTTGCGGAAGACTCTGGATTTCGCCCGCTCTCGACCCAACGGGCAACAATGCTTACCTCTGGGTTGTGAGCTCAAATCCCCAACGGATCACCGACGCCGAAATCCTGCCTGACGCATTCGCTCGGTGGTTTGCCGGGCGGGGCTGGGCTCCGCGCTCTCATCAGCTCGATCTCCTTCAAAAAGCTCGCGAAAATCGCTCAGTCCTGCTGATCGCGCCGACCGGTGCGGGCAAGACGCTGGCCGGCTTCCTGCCGACGCTGGTGGAGTTGGGCACACCGCAGCTAGTCACTAAACCCGCGAAAGTGACGTCGACCGGGAAGGCCGTGGTCCGTGCCGGGGGACTCCACACACTGTACATCTCCCCGCTCAAGGCGCTCGCGGTAGATATCGCCCGCAACCTGGAGCGGCCAATCGCCGACATGAAATTGCCGGTCCGGGTCGAGACTCGAACGGGCGATACGCCGGTGTCACGCCGGCAGCGCCAACGACGCTACCCGCCGGACATCCTGCTGACGACGCCCGAGCAACTGGCGCTGTTGCTGTCGTCGGACGACGCGCCATACCTGTTTTCATCTTTGAAGCGCATCGTGCTCGACGAATTGCATGCGCTGGTGACTTCCAAGCGCGGTGATCTGCTGGCGTTGGGCTTGGCGCGCCTGTGGCGGTTGGCACCTCAGGTGACCACCATCGGCCTCTCCGCGACAGTGGCGGAGCCTGACGATCTGCGCCGTTATCTCGTCCCTCAGAACAATGATGCTGCCAGCATGGCTGATCTTGTAATCGCCGATGCGGGAGCTGCGCCCATCGTCGAAATGCTCGACACGCGCGAGAGTTTGCCGTGGGCGGGCCACATGGCGCGTCATGCGCTTGGCGAAATTTACGACCTCATCAAGCGCAATCGAACGTCGCTGATCTTCGTGAATACGCGTGCGCAGGCGGAAATGCTGTTTCAGGACCTGTGGCGCATGAACGACGACAATCTTGCGATCGCGTTGCATCATGGTTCGCTCGACGTGGCGCAGCGGCGCAAGGTCGAGGATGCCATGGCCGCAGGCAAACTGCGCGGCGTGGTATGTACGTCCTCGCTCGATCTCGGCATCGACTGGGGTGACATCGATCTTGTCATCAATGTCGGTGCGCCGAAGGGGGCGTCGCGCATGATGCAGCGAATTGGCCGCGCCAATCACCGTCTTGATCAGCCATCGCGCGCGGTCATGGTTCCGGCAAATCGCTTTGAGGTCCTTGAGTGCCGTGCCGCAATCGATGCAGTGGCAGAGAATGCACAGGATACGCCGCCACAGCGCACCGGCGCGCTGGATGTGCTCGCACAACATGTACTGGGTTGCGCGTGTGGAGAGCCGTTTCATTCCGACGATTTGTATCGCGAGATCAGAACCGCGTCGCCCTACATAGATCTGACGCGTGCGGACTTTGATGATGTGGTCGATTTCGTCGCCACGGGTGGCTACGCGCTGAAAAGCTATGAGCGGTTCGCCCGTATCAAGCAGGACAAGCAGGGGCGCTGGCGTGTCGCCAATCCAAAGGTGCGGCAGAGTTATCGCCTCAATGTCGGCACCATCGTTGAAGAGCCGATGCTGAAAGTGAAACTCGTGCGTGGCAAGGGTGCTGGATCGGGCTCGACCGGCGTGATTGCGCGTGGCGGACGCATGCTTGGACAAATCGAGGAGTACTTCATTGAGGGCCTTGTGCCGAACGACACGTTCGTCTTCGGCGGTGAGGTTGTGCGTTACGAAGCCTTGATGGAAGACGAGGTCTATGTCTCCCGCACCAACGACGCCAACGCCAAGGTGCCGTCCTACATGGGCGGCAAGTTTCCGCTGTCGACCTATCTGGCGGAGCGCGTGCGTCTTTTGCTTGCGGATCAGCGTGCATGGAAAGGGCTGCCCGATCAGGTGCGTGAGTGGCTTTCATTGCAATTGCTGTTCTCGCGGGTGCCTGGGCCACGCGAACTCGTCGTCGAGACGTTTCCGCGCGCCGATAAGCACTACCTGGTTTGTTATCCCTTTGAAGGCCGCCTCGCGCACCAGACCCTTGGTATGCTGTTGACGCGCCGGCTGGAACGCGCCCGTGCAAGGCCGCTAGGCTTCGTCGCCAATGAGTACGCCCTCGCGGTCTGGTCGCTCGGCGATCTGTCGCTGATGATCCGCGATGGCCGGCTCAACCTCGATGCCTTGTTTGATGCCGACATGCTGGGCGACGATCTCGAAGCGTGGCTCGCAGAATCGGCGCTGATGAAACGCACCTTCCGCACCTGTGCCCTGATCTCGGGCTTGATCGCGCGCCGTTTCACTGGAGAGGAAAAATCGCGGCGCCAGGTGCTGTTCTCGACGGATCTTGTCTATGACGTGCTGCGCAAGCATCAGCCGGATCACGTGCTCCTTCGCGCAGCGCGAGCCGATGCCGCCACCGGACTTTTGGACCTTCGCCGTCTCAGCGATATGCTGATGCGGATCAAAGGCCGAATCACCCACAAGGAACTCGATCGCATCTCGCCTTTGGCTGTGCCGGTGATGCTGGAAATCGGCCGCGAAGCGGTTTATGGCGAAGCGTCGGACGAGTTGTTGGCGGAAGCCGCCGAGGAACTCGTAAAAGAGGCGATGTCGCCACACTAAGACAGGTAGAATTGATGCAGCCCCCGCGCAGGACACATCGAGAGACGACGGTCAGCGTTGCGGGCGTCACTTTTGCCGCAGATATTTCCGGTGCGCTGTTCTGGGAAGAGCAGCGCCTGCTCGTCGTCTCCGATCTGCACCTCGAGAAGGGGTCCAGCTTTGCGCAGCGCGGCGTGTTGCTGCCGCCGTTCGATACGGCGGCGACCCTCGCACGGTTGAGCGCAGTGATCGCGCGGCATGATCCACGCACCGTGATCTCGCTTGGTGACAGTTTCCATGATCGCGAGGCGCACGAAAGATTATCGCCGGGGAATCGTGAAACGCTCATGGCGCTGCAGGCGCGGCGCGACTGGATCTGGATTTCGGGCAACCACGATCCCGCGTTGTCGCGCGATGTCGGTGGTGTTGTCGCTGATGAAGTCGCGATTGGTCCGATCGCGTTTCGACATGACCCGACCGGCGCGACGGGAGAAATCGCCGGACATTTGCATCCAAAGGCCCGGGTTTCTACGCGCGGACGTTCAGTGGAACGCAGATGTTTCGCAAGCGATGGTGCGCGCGCCATTATGCCGGCTTTTGGTTCGTACACCGGCGGCTTGAGCATCCGCGACATGGCCTTCGCCGCGATTTTTCAGACGCTGACTTTCACCGCGCATGTCCTCGGCGATCGCCGCGTTCATGCCATTGCGGCGTCGCGCTGTTACTGACGCTGCTCAAGCCGCTTTGGCTTGCACCTCGCTGCAGAATTCTGCGAGACGATCCGCGAGGCGCAGCGTTGCGGCGCTGGCGGTCGGGGATGCCACCAGCGCGACTTCTGTTTTGTCGATCGGGACAAACCCATCTTTCGCGCTGAGCGTTTGATGGTCCTTTTGAATCGCAATCTCGGGCAGGATGCTCAATCCGAGGCCCGCGGCCACCGCCGCCTGAATCCCTGACAGGCTAGAACTCGTGTAGGCCATATGCCAATTGCGTCCCGCCGATTCGATCGCATGAATAGCACGTGTGCGATAGAGGCATCCGGTTGGAAAGAAGATCAGCGGGAGCGATTGCGCTTTCGTATCGATCGGGTTGGCCTTGCTTGTGACCCAGTGCACGCGTTCGGGCCAGACCGCAATGCCGCCTCTCTCACCTGCGTCACGCTTGAGCAATGCGAGATCGATATCTCCGCGCTCGAGGTCGCGTCGCAGATAAGTGCTCTGGTCGGCACGCACATCAAGACGTATGCCGGGCCGCGAGCGCGCAAAGCTGGCGAGCAGCTTGGTTAAGCGATAGGCCGCGAAATCTTCTGGGATGCCGAGGCGCACGGCGCCTTCCGCGGTGGGACGAGCCAACACATCGCGCGCCTCTTCGGCGAGCGACAGAATACGGCGCGCATAGGAGAGCAGCCGTTCGCCATCTTCGGTGGGCGTTACGGTTTTGCCATTGCGGTGGAGAAGCGCCCGGCCAAAGTCATCCTCGAGGCGCTTGATTTGCTGGCTGACTGTTGACTGGGTGCGGTGAACGCGTTCGCTGGCGCGCGTAAAGCCACCGGCCTCAACCACGGACACGAAGCTGCGCAGGAGATCCAAATCCAGCATGGCGTCCTCCATTCATTTTTCCACTGAAAATGATTTTATGATTTAATTTCCAAATGGCAAGGTCGAGGGCTAGATCGGGTGGCACAAGGAGACGTGCAATGACCGACGCTTTGTCCGTACCCGCCACGCGCAGCACCAGCCTGATGCCGCTTTATGTGATCGGCTTTTGCCTGCTCTGGAGCGCGTCGTTCGTGGCCGGAAAGATCGGCGTGACCGAATGTCCGCCGCTGATCCTGCTGACCGTACGGTTTCTGGCAGCTGGTGTTCTGATCCTTGGATTCGCGGCTGTCCGGGGCGGTGAGCGGAACTTGTCGCGTCGCGATATTCGCGTGTATGCGCTGATCGGTGTCGCCAACAACGCGCTCTATCTGGGTCTTGGCTATATCGGGCTGAAGACGATTTCGGCGGGGCTTAACGCATTGATCGTGAGTGCTAATCCCGTATTTGTCGCGGTCCTCGCAGCCGTATTCCTGGGCGAGCAGATCACATGGCAAAAGGTCGTCGGATTGCTGCTTGGCGTCGCTGGTGTGGCGCTAATCGTCGCGCATCGTATGTCGGTAGGAACCGACAGCCCCATTGGAATCGCGTTTTCAGTCGGCGCGCTCGTGTCGATCGTTGCCGGCACGATCCTGTTCAAGGTGCTGGAGCCGAAGGGAAGTCTGCTGGTCGGCAACGGAATTCAGAACATGTCCGGTGGACTTGCGTTGATGCCATTCGCGATGATGTTCTCGAATTTTTCCGATGTCGTACCGAGCGGGCGATTGTTCCTGGCGCTTGGTTATCTCATCGTGTTCGGATCGATCATCGCCTTCGTGCTTTGGTTCCATCTGTTGACGACAATCGGTGCGACAGCGGCAAGTAGCTATCACTTCCTGATGCCGCCGCTCGGAATGCTGTTTGGCTGGATGATCCTGGGCGAACACATCGCGGCCTTTGATCTGCTTGGCGTTCTGCCAGTCGCCTTAGGCATTTATCTCGTGACGCGTCCGAACGCTCCACCGGTTCAGCGTTCGAACTAACCTGCGGGAGGAATGATTATGAATGAGCCTCGCATCACATTGATTGGTGGCCCGACGGTGCTGATCGAAATCGGTGGCTTGCGGTTTGTGACAGATCCGACCTTCGATGCCCCCGGTGAATATCAATTGCCTCATGTCAAACTAAAAAAGCTGTCCGGGCCGGCGCTTACCGCGGATCAGGTCGGGGAGGTCGATGTTGTGTTGCTCAGTCATGATCAGCACAGCGACAATCTCGACAATTCGGGGCGCGCCTTTCTCAGCCGGGCCAGGCGGGTACTGACAACCAAAGCCGGTGCCAAACGACTCGGCGCAGATACCGAGGGATTCGATCCGTGGGAGTCGACCGAGGTGAAGACTGCCGACGGCCGGATGATCCGTGTAACCGCAACGCCGGCACGCCATGGTCCCGCGGGAATCGAGCCGCTATCGGGGGACGTGATCGGGTTTGTGCTTTCATTCGCGGATAACAGCACGAGGCCGATCTATGTGACCGGCGACACGGTCTGGTTCGACGGCGTGGCTGAGGTCGAACGGCGTTTCAAGCCCGGTGTCGTGTTGCCCTTTGCGGGAGCCGCGCAAACACGCGGGCCGTTTCACCTGACCATGGACACCAACGACGCCATCGAAACGGCGAAGGTGTTTAGCGATGCAACGATCGTCCCAGTGCATCACGATAGCTGGGCCCACTTCACGCAAAGCGGGCAGGACCTCATAGCCTCATTTGGCGTCCTGGGATTTGGCGCCCGCCTCGTCATGCTGGAGCCTGGGGTCACAACCTCAATCACCGCGCCACCAGCAACGTCGTAAGGCGCATACCGGGAACCCGCGTTCTCGTTTGGCGTTGCTGCATGCCACGAGGGACAACGGGTTGAAACAGAACGCTGTCAGAGCGGCGCCGGCAACGGCACATGAGAAACCGGCGCGCAAGCCGTCGGGTTTGCGAAGATTTCTGAAGACGCTGGGTCCTGGCCTTATCACCGGCGCGTCTGATGACGATCCCTCCGGCATCGGCACTTACAGTCAAGCCGGTGCGCAACTCGGATACGGCATCGGCTGGACGATGTTGCTGACCTTTCCGCTGATGGTGGCCATTCAGGAAATATCGGCGCGTGTGGGGCGGGTAACGGGCCACGGTATCGCCGGAAACGTCTGCCGCTTCTATCCCGCGTGGCTTCTCAACGTCATCGTGTCGCTGCTGTTCATCGCCAATACGATCAACATCGGCGCTGATCTCGCCGCAATGGGAGATGCACTCAAGCTTCTCATCGGTGGTCCGGGATTTCTTTATGTCGTGCTGTTTGGCGTAACGTCCGTGTCCGCGCAGATCTTCCTCGACTACAAGCGCTACACCGCGGTCCTGAAATGGCTGACGCTGAGCCTGTTCGCCTACGTCGCCGCTTTGGCCGTCACCAAAGTCGCATGGGGCGATGCGATCAAAGGGATTGTGATTCCGCAGGTGCAGTGGAATTCGACATTCTTGACGACGCTGGTCGCGATTCTGGGCACGACGATTTCTCCCTATCTGTTTTTCTGGCAGGCTTCAGAGGAGGCCGAGGATCAGCGCATCGATACGACGAAAAAGCCGCTCGCCAAAAAACATCGGGGTGCACGGAAGGAATTCCATCGTATTCGCGCCGATACCATCACGGGCATGGCGTTCTCCAATCTGATCGCCGTCTCGATCATCATCACTGTGTCTGCAACATTGCATGCCACAGGCAAGACCGACATCGAGACATCTGCCCAGGCCGCAGAGGCTTTGCGGCCCATCGCAGGCGTCTTTGCCGAGTTTATTTTTGCAATTGGCATTATCGGAACGGGATTGCTAGCAATCCCCGTACTCG from Nitrobacteraceae bacterium AZCC 1564 includes these protein-coding regions:
- a CDS encoding DNA ligase-associated metallophosphoesterase (product_source=TIGR04123; cog=COG1407; ko=KO:K06953; pfam=PF00149; superfamily=56300; tigrfam=TIGR04123), which translates into the protein MQPPRRTHRETTVSVAGVTFAADISGALFWEEQRLLVVSDLHLEKGSSFAQRGVLLPPFDTAATLARLSAVIARHDPRTVISLGDSFHDREAHERLSPGNRETLMALQARRDWIWISGNHDPALSRDVGGVVADEVAIGPIAFRHDPTGATGEIAGHLHPKARVSTRGRSVERRCFASDGARAIMPAFGSYTGGLSIRDMAFAAIFQTLTFTAHVLGDRRVHAIAASRCY
- a CDS encoding outer membrane immunogenic protein (product_source=KO:K16079; cleavage_site_network=SignalP-noTM; cog=COG3637; ko=KO:K16079; pfam=PF13505; superfamily=56925) — encoded protein: MKKIIAATALIGSAVGAQAADLPTKAPIYKAPVAQVYNWTGFYAGVNAGVGFNRSYTTLASPGSGDAARLGGLGALGGGQIGYNWQYGNLLGFGNVVLGVEADIQGAGFDDDRTCFSVGACGVGNGFGLNQKIDWFGTARGRIGLATGSVLTYFTGGFAYGNVKTTFNNFADPADSVTLSSTRTGWTIGSGVEAALGGNWTGKIEYLYVDLGNQNGLTPVNGFVLGSDVRANIFRAGLNYRIGGTGIYAPEPIANWSGFYIGGNGGGGTALNRSTLDIAGGPTSKFNLSPDGYFGGVQIGYNWQAANWVYGLEADIQGSSLQENRVCILNCTSSQFASFDQKLQWFGTVRGRVGYSLGSTLFYATGGLAYGGVKTRVQEFLGFIPAGIDQTFDKTKTGYTVGGGIETPFEFLGLFGKNWTAKTEYLYIDLGRSTDTYTIGGFDHTFTTRVQEHIFRTGLNYHFNSPVVAKY
- a CDS encoding ATP-dependent Lhr-like helicase (product_source=KO:K03724; cath_funfam=3.40.50.300; cog=COG1201; ko=KO:K03724; pfam=PF00270,PF00271,PF08494,PF19306; smart=SM00487,SM00490; superfamily=52540; tigrfam=TIGR04121), whose product is MSSNPQRITDAEILPDAFARWFAGRGWAPRSHQLDLLQKARENRSVLLIAPTGAGKTLAGFLPTLVELGTPQLVTKPAKVTSTGKAVVRAGGLHTLYISPLKALAVDIARNLERPIADMKLPVRVETRTGDTPVSRRQRQRRYPPDILLTTPEQLALLLSSDDAPYLFSSLKRIVLDELHALVTSKRGDLLALGLARLWRLAPQVTTIGLSATVAEPDDLRRYLVPQNNDAASMADLVIADAGAAPIVEMLDTRESLPWAGHMARHALGEIYDLIKRNRTSLIFVNTRAQAEMLFQDLWRMNDDNLAIALHHGSLDVAQRRKVEDAMAAGKLRGVVCTSSLDLGIDWGDIDLVINVGAPKGASRMMQRIGRANHRLDQPSRAVMVPANRFEVLECRAAIDAVAENAQDTPPQRTGALDVLAQHVLGCACGEPFHSDDLYREIRTASPYIDLTRADFDDVVDFVATGGYALKSYERFARIKQDKQGRWRVANPKVRQSYRLNVGTIVEEPMLKVKLVRGKGAGSGSTGVIARGGRMLGQIEEYFIEGLVPNDTFVFGGEVVRYEALMEDEVYVSRTNDANAKVPSYMGGKFPLSTYLAERVRLLLADQRAWKGLPDQVREWLSLQLLFSRVPGPRELVVETFPRADKHYLVCYPFEGRLAHQTLGMLLTRRLERARARPLGFVANEYALAVWSLGDLSLMIRDGRLNLDALFDADMLGDDLEAWLAESALMKRTFRTCALISGLIARRFTGEEKSRRQVLFSTDLVYDVLRKHQPDHVLLRAARADAATGLLDLRRLSDMLMRIKGRITHKELDRISPLAVPVMLEIGREAVYGEASDELLAEAAEELVKEAMSPH